In Bacteroidota bacterium, one DNA window encodes the following:
- a CDS encoding thioesterase family protein — MPLYTARIPARWADQDAFGHVNNAVYFTYLEQARIEAMEQLDLPWVTKEYGPVLVAASCQFKRPIKAPATVLVHVDADPPGRTSLTNRYVLTLDGDPDTVVATGESTMVWVDRTTERPVAIPDVLRAAIEKRLAERLAAQADG, encoded by the coding sequence ATGCCCCTCTACACTGCTCGCATCCCCGCCCGTTGGGCCGACCAGGACGCCTTCGGGCACGTCAACAACGCGGTCTACTTTACCTACCTCGAACAAGCCCGCATCGAGGCGATGGAGCAGCTGGACCTGCCGTGGGTGACGAAGGAATACGGCCCCGTCCTCGTCGCGGCGAGTTGCCAGTTCAAGCGCCCCATCAAGGCACCCGCCACGGTGCTCGTCCACGTCGATGCCGACCCGCCGGGGCGCACGTCGCTCACGAATCGCTACGTGCTCACGCTCGACGGCGACCCCGATACGGTCGTTGCTACCGGCGAGTCGACGATGGTGTGGGTCGACCGGACGACCGAGCGGCCCGTGGCGATACCGGACGTGCTGCGCGCGGCTATCGAGAAGCGCTTGGCGGAGCGGCTGGCAGCGCAGGCCGATGGCTGA
- a CDS encoding TolC family protein, with amino-acid sequence MRSALGHLWGVGCGEWGRWTCLVLALGLLVAPAALAQDDARADARCEPGRDCPELTLDTFLDQVLRTNPAARALRLEADRARADLLDARGAFDPVLLSGYEYKTEENKDKLNILRSGVTLPFDLPMSPSLMVDYRRGLGSSIDPSVSTSPAGETRFGLSFSPLQGFGTNTRRAALEKARLAPRLAEAFQDRGRNLLLLDATRAFWSWVEAQQILQVNRELVALAAERRAFVVRQARAGETAAVDSVEAELAVVSREGKVAEARRKAEQASVKLAVFLWNEDGTPETSRYTAPALPGLPAEPDSALAVATALDQRPELREVALEQRQMQVEQRLAREQLRPDLRLEAQVVSYDDNPLGVTDVKLGFKINQPLFLRRGRSEVAQAEIEVQALRFEQDLARRAIRADVDAMLVALRQSLRRVAAAERRVELAERLQEAEQRRFELGESTLFLVNQREQALAEAREERIAARIDVLKADATFRWATGTIGDG; translated from the coding sequence ATGCGAAGCGCTCTGGGCCACCTGTGGGGCGTAGGGTGTGGAGAGTGGGGACGGTGGACCTGCCTCGTACTCGCGCTCGGCCTGCTCGTCGCTCCGGCAGCGCTGGCACAGGACGATGCGCGAGCCGACGCGCGCTGCGAGCCCGGACGCGACTGCCCGGAGCTCACGCTCGACACCTTCCTCGACCAAGTGCTGCGGACCAACCCGGCAGCGCGGGCGCTGCGCCTGGAGGCTGACCGCGCCCGCGCCGACCTGCTCGACGCCCGCGGCGCCTTCGATCCCGTCTTGCTCTCCGGCTACGAGTACAAGACCGAGGAGAACAAAGACAAGCTCAACATCTTGCGCAGCGGCGTGACGCTCCCGTTCGACCTGCCGATGAGCCCGAGCCTGATGGTCGACTACCGGCGCGGGCTAGGGTCGAGCATCGACCCGTCGGTGAGCACGTCGCCTGCTGGGGAGACGCGCTTCGGCCTGTCGTTCTCGCCGCTGCAGGGGTTTGGCACCAACACGCGGCGCGCGGCACTCGAAAAGGCCCGCCTCGCACCGCGCCTCGCCGAGGCTTTCCAGGACCGAGGGCGCAACCTCCTGCTGCTGGACGCCACACGCGCGTTCTGGTCGTGGGTCGAGGCGCAGCAGATCTTGCAGGTCAACCGCGAGCTGGTGGCGCTGGCTGCCGAGCGGCGCGCCTTCGTGGTGCGACAGGCGCGGGCCGGAGAGACCGCCGCCGTCGACAGCGTCGAGGCGGAGCTGGCCGTGGTCAGCCGCGAGGGCAAGGTGGCCGAGGCTCGCCGCAAGGCCGAGCAAGCGAGCGTCAAGCTGGCCGTCTTCCTGTGGAACGAAGACGGCACCCCTGAGACCTCGCGCTACACCGCGCCCGCGCTCCCGGGGCTCCCCGCCGAACCAGACTCGGCGCTCGCCGTGGCGACGGCGCTAGACCAACGGCCCGAACTCCGCGAGGTGGCGCTGGAGCAGCGGCAGATGCAGGTGGAGCAGCGCCTCGCCCGCGAGCAGCTTCGCCCCGACCTGCGGCTGGAGGCGCAGGTCGTGTCGTACGACGACAATCCGCTCGGCGTGACCGACGTGAAGCTCGGTTTTAAGATCAACCAGCCGCTCTTCTTGCGCCGCGGTCGGAGCGAGGTGGCGCAGGCCGAGATCGAGGTGCAAGCACTGCGCTTCGAGCAGGACCTCGCCCGGCGAGCGATCCGCGCGGACGTAGACGCCATGCTCGTGGCGCTGCGTCAGTCGCTGCGCCGCGTGGCGGCCGCTGAGCGCCGCGTGGAACTGGCTGAGCGCCTCCAGGAGGCCGAGCAGCGACGCTTCGAGCTGGGTGAGAGCACCCTCTTCCTCGTCAACCAGCGCGAGCAGGCACTCGCCGAGGCGCGCGAGGAGCGCATCGCAGCCCGGATCGATGTCTTGAAGGCCGACGCCACCTTCCGGTGGGCTACCGGGACCATCGGCGATGGATGA
- a CDS encoding HlyD family efflux transporter periplasmic adaptor subunit, producing the protein MSSTSTSSDGASQPLWSWREARPPTERLAGHIPPHESPYGLHSSALQAAETPKMALRVMLGSFVTLALLAIALMVTPWQQTVSGSGAVTAFSPEARPQPVEAQISARIQRWYVDEGDAVAAGDTIAILEDISTSFMDSRFVERIAASRVSELRVLQLETARARQTRAQAEQQLRAARARLENVTLETATARERLQRIEALYADGLTSLRSFESEQLALQKTRADSIAAAAEQAAAEQEVQSARLDVDRATSALEARQAELDLRLDNAQERQSASVVRAPINGTIARVREAGPGQTVSAGDQLALVVPETDDQAAELFVSSMDAAIVEPGSRVQLQFAGFPALQFAGFPGVSIGIFTGTVRVIDPVDDGMGRYRLLVVPDTSGALPAWPDQSYLRQGSSVAGWVMLSDVSLGYEIWRRMNGLPPEIPVRE; encoded by the coding sequence ATGTCGTCCACATCCACCTCGTCTGACGGAGCCAGCCAGCCCCTCTGGAGTTGGCGGGAGGCCCGCCCGCCCACGGAGCGGCTGGCCGGGCATATTCCGCCGCACGAGTCGCCCTACGGCTTGCACTCGAGCGCGCTGCAGGCCGCCGAGACACCGAAGATGGCGCTCCGGGTGATGCTCGGCTCGTTCGTGACCCTCGCGCTGCTAGCCATCGCGCTGATGGTGACGCCGTGGCAGCAGACTGTCTCAGGCTCGGGGGCCGTCACGGCGTTCTCGCCCGAGGCGCGCCCGCAGCCGGTCGAGGCGCAGATCTCCGCGCGCATCCAGCGGTGGTACGTGGACGAGGGCGACGCCGTCGCGGCCGGGGACACCATCGCCATACTCGAAGACATCAGCACGTCGTTCATGGACAGCCGCTTCGTGGAGCGCATCGCTGCGTCGCGGGTGAGCGAGCTGCGCGTGTTGCAGCTAGAGACGGCGCGCGCGCGCCAGACGCGCGCGCAGGCCGAGCAGCAGCTCCGTGCCGCCCGGGCTCGCCTAGAGAACGTCACGCTGGAAACCGCTACGGCGCGGGAGCGCCTTCAGCGGATCGAGGCGCTCTACGCTGACGGGCTGACCTCGCTGCGGTCGTTCGAGAGCGAGCAACTCGCCCTCCAGAAGACCCGCGCCGACTCCATCGCCGCCGCCGCCGAGCAAGCCGCCGCCGAGCAGGAGGTGCAGTCGGCCCGCCTCGACGTGGACCGCGCGACGAGCGCGCTCGAAGCCCGCCAGGCCGAACTCGACCTACGGCTCGACAATGCCCAGGAGCGGCAGTCGGCGTCCGTCGTGCGCGCCCCCATCAATGGCACCATCGCTCGGGTGCGCGAGGCCGGGCCGGGCCAGACGGTGTCCGCGGGCGACCAGCTCGCGCTCGTCGTGCCCGAGACGGACGACCAGGCCGCCGAGCTGTTCGTGAGCAGCATGGACGCCGCCATCGTCGAGCCCGGGAGCCGGGTGCAACTGCAGTTCGCAGGCTTCCCGGCGCTGCAGTTCGCAGGCTTCCCCGGCGTCTCCATCGGCATCTTCACGGGCACGGTGCGCGTCATCGACCCCGTGGACGACGGCATGGGGCGCTACCGTCTGCTCGTGGTGCCCGACACGTCAGGCGCGCTGCCCGCGTGGCCAGACCAGAGCTACCTCCGCCAGGGCTCGTCGGTCGCCGGCTGGGTGATGCTGTCCGATGTCTCGCTCGGCTACGAAATCTGGCGCCGCATGAACGGCCTGCCGCCCGAGATCCCCGTCCGCGAATGA
- a CDS encoding ATP-binding cassette domain-containing protein gives MSQPPHNGDASTVGPSNGAGTASASGHRGLREQAIEAFGILQRRADRVIAPERLRSFLQSRPISSFALFELLAEFARAQGLVVVHQDIAPDELLDRGLVDDLVLLPAGDIGLVMEVNTFARSITVQNLGPGAQERHNVDELARAYPGEIQVLHLQGQAPRFLDDGTHAPPLYSDHAADIDPHDRLDNARETFESLLRLMSDERSDIVTVTMYAVMVALFSLTIPLASQGIIDAVSMGTFTNQIVIFCAAISVGLLLYGIFTMLQYYTVDVLQRRLFAATGLEIAYRIPMMKRSALEGEYGPALMNRFFDVITMQKSLAKLLIDGLSYSLVALVSLVLLAIYSPFFLVVGLLAVLFTPVLIWGLGRNALDTSFRESSTKYAMAHWLEDLSRCHQSFKLNGATSYVHARTDRLAARYVRTRGDHFRIFGRQLASAAVFRALVVGIALGIGGYLVTRGDISLGQFVAAELVIVSLTGAGFNLVKLFDQVYDLLTAISKILHITDKPLEAVGGEPMPARTGPATLELRGVTVGYGSRPALRDVSFRAEAGTHVSVVGVGGAGKSTLSRTLVRLHKPESGRITFDGHDIRRLDLKAYRRDIGMALSTDELFKGTLEDNITMGRDFTYPEMQQALHMADLEDDVLGLRDGLSTAVTSAGLEFAQGFVRRIMIARAIIGEPRVLILDEAFNGIEEPVKQKLMDRIYAHGAWTLITVTDDDPETVERADHVIVLDRGSVVWSGRPRALAHEPDAFLCEHFPQLVASLRTSQPTSA, from the coding sequence ATGTCCCAGCCACCGCACAACGGCGACGCATCCACCGTAGGCCCGTCGAACGGAGCCGGTACGGCTAGCGCGTCGGGCCATCGCGGCTTGCGCGAGCAGGCCATCGAGGCGTTCGGCATCCTCCAGCGCCGCGCCGACCGCGTGATTGCTCCCGAACGGCTGCGCTCGTTCCTGCAGTCGCGTCCGATCTCGTCGTTCGCCCTCTTCGAGCTGCTGGCCGAGTTTGCCCGGGCGCAGGGCCTTGTGGTGGTCCACCAGGACATCGCGCCCGACGAGTTGCTGGATCGGGGGCTCGTGGACGACCTCGTCCTGCTGCCTGCGGGTGACATCGGCCTCGTGATGGAGGTCAACACGTTCGCGCGCAGCATCACGGTGCAGAACCTCGGTCCGGGCGCCCAGGAGCGGCACAACGTGGACGAGCTCGCCCGCGCCTACCCCGGCGAGATCCAGGTGCTCCACCTGCAGGGCCAGGCCCCGCGCTTCCTCGACGACGGTACGCACGCGCCGCCGCTCTACAGCGACCACGCCGCCGACATCGACCCGCACGACCGGCTCGACAACGCCCGGGAGACGTTCGAGAGCTTGCTCCGCCTGATGAGCGACGAGCGCAGCGACATCGTCACCGTCACGATGTACGCCGTGATGGTGGCGCTCTTCTCGCTCACGATCCCGCTCGCCTCGCAGGGCATCATCGACGCGGTGTCGATGGGGACGTTCACGAACCAGATTGTCATCTTCTGCGCCGCGATCTCGGTCGGGCTGCTGCTCTACGGCATCTTTACGATGCTGCAGTACTACACGGTCGATGTGTTGCAGCGCCGCCTCTTCGCTGCCACGGGGCTCGAGATCGCCTACCGCATCCCGATGATGAAGCGCTCGGCGCTGGAGGGCGAGTACGGCCCCGCGCTGATGAACCGCTTCTTCGACGTGATCACGATGCAAAAGAGCCTCGCGAAGCTCCTGATCGACGGGCTGTCGTACTCACTCGTTGCGCTCGTGAGCCTGGTGCTGCTGGCGATCTACAGCCCCTTCTTCCTCGTCGTCGGGCTGCTGGCGGTTCTCTTCACGCCGGTGCTGATCTGGGGCCTGGGGCGCAACGCGCTCGACACGAGCTTCCGGGAGTCGAGCACGAAGTACGCGATGGCGCACTGGCTGGAGGACCTCTCGCGCTGCCACCAGAGCTTCAAGCTCAACGGGGCCACGTCGTACGTCCACGCCCGCACGGATCGCCTCGCGGCGCGCTATGTCCGCACCCGCGGTGACCACTTCCGCATCTTCGGGCGGCAGCTGGCGAGCGCGGCCGTCTTCCGGGCGCTCGTGGTGGGGATCGCGCTCGGCATCGGGGGCTACCTCGTCACGCGCGGCGACATCTCGCTTGGGCAGTTCGTGGCCGCCGAGCTCGTCATCGTGTCGCTCACGGGGGCCGGGTTCAACCTCGTCAAGCTCTTCGACCAGGTGTACGACCTGCTCACGGCGATCAGCAAGATCCTGCACATCACGGACAAGCCACTCGAAGCGGTCGGGGGCGAGCCGATGCCCGCCAGGACCGGCCCCGCCACGCTCGAACTGCGCGGAGTCACCGTCGGCTACGGCAGCCGCCCTGCGCTCCGGGACGTCTCGTTCCGTGCCGAGGCTGGCACGCACGTCAGCGTCGTGGGCGTCGGCGGAGCCGGAAAGTCGACGCTCTCGCGCACGCTGGTGCGCCTCCACAAGCCCGAGAGCGGCCGCATCACGTTCGACGGGCACGACATCCGCCGCCTCGACCTCAAGGCCTACCGTCGGGACATCGGCATGGCGCTCTCCACCGACGAGCTGTTCAAGGGCACGCTGGAGGACAACATCACGATGGGCCGCGACTTCACCTACCCCGAGATGCAGCAGGCGCTCCACATGGCCGACCTGGAGGACGACGTGCTGGGGCTGCGCGACGGTCTCTCTACGGCCGTCACCTCGGCAGGCCTGGAGTTCGCCCAGGGCTTCGTGCGCCGCATCATGATCGCCCGCGCCATCATCGGGGAGCCGCGCGTGCTCATTCTCGACGAGGCGTTCAACGGCATCGAGGAGCCGGTCAAGCAGAAGCTCATGGACCGCATCTACGCCCACGGCGCCTGGACGCTCATCACCGTCACCGACGACGACCCCGAGACCGTGGAGCGCGCCGACCATGTGATCGTGCTCGACCGCGGCTCGGTCGTGTGGAGCGGGAGACCCCGCGCGCTGGCCCACGAGCCCGACGCGTTCCTCTGCGAGCACTTTCCTCAGCTCGTCGCGTCGCTTCGCACCAGCCAGCCCACATCCGCCTGA
- a CDS encoding tetratricopeptide repeat protein has protein sequence MQPTDAVLDFEQDVIAASHERPVLVDFWAAWCGPCRVLGPTLDKLDAESDAWSLVKVNTDQHQALSARYQIRGIPAVKLFAGGEVVAEFTGALPEPALRRWLADHLPSRQKALLADAAALLDAGDRTAALPLLEAAYAEDEANPDARVHLARAVVFDAPGRARTLVDGQHTQTAEGVRSLADFLQRDLTSLAEAPARPLYAEALTALQQSDADAALARFIQVLVQDRSYDADGARRACLAIFATLGEGHPVVKQHRPVFNRSLY, from the coding sequence ATGCAACCGACCGATGCCGTCCTCGACTTCGAGCAGGACGTGATCGCGGCCAGCCACGAGCGCCCCGTCCTCGTCGACTTCTGGGCCGCGTGGTGCGGCCCCTGCCGCGTGCTCGGCCCGACACTCGACAAACTCGACGCAGAGAGCGACGCGTGGTCGCTCGTGAAGGTCAATACCGACCAGCACCAGGCGCTCTCGGCACGCTACCAGATCCGCGGCATCCCCGCCGTGAAGCTCTTTGCGGGCGGCGAGGTCGTGGCAGAGTTCACAGGCGCGCTCCCCGAGCCGGCGCTGCGCCGCTGGCTCGCCGACCACCTCCCGAGCCGCCAGAAGGCGCTCCTCGCCGACGCTGCCGCCCTCCTCGACGCAGGCGACCGGACCGCTGCCCTGCCGCTTCTGGAAGCTGCCTACGCCGAAGACGAGGCCAACCCCGATGCCCGCGTCCACCTGGCCCGCGCCGTCGTCTTCGACGCCCCCGGCCGCGCCCGCACGCTCGTGGACGGCCAGCACACGCAGACCGCCGAGGGCGTCCGGTCCCTCGCCGACTTCCTCCAGCGCGACCTCACGTCCCTGGCCGAGGCCCCGGCGCGTCCGCTCTACGCCGAGGCCCTCACCGCGCTCCAGCAGAGCGACGCCGATGCTGCGCTGGCTCGGTTCATTCAGGTGCTCGTCCAGGACCGCAGCTACGACGCCGACGGCGCCCGCCGCGCCTGCCTCGCCATCTTCGCCACGCTCGGCGAGGGCCACCCCGTTGTGAAGCAGCACCGCCCCGTCTTCAACCGCTCTCTCTACTGA